In Arthrobacter sp. B3I9, the following are encoded in one genomic region:
- a CDS encoding NAD(P)H-dependent oxidoreductase: protein MNLHKLLSDREQQGRPVRVGLIGAGRYGTMYLAQANNIPGVHVVAIADINVKRAEGAFELVGWPKNQIAPDIATALRDRSTAIVANADELFDVDIDVIVEATGNPIVGVKHALRAIETKKHIIMVTVEADALAGPALAKRAEVAGVVYSMAYGDQPALIMELVDWARTSGFDVVCAGKGAKFLEHYHEMNPDNVWENWEFSKELTDSGQLNPNMHTSFRDGTKAAIEMAAVANSAGLVPSDTGLTFTPGDVEEIATICRPADVGGALAHEGTVDVMSSVKRDGTWIPHNTQEGVFVVVKATNAYVSGCFNEYPWHPDPTGQYAALYRPYHYVGLELNVSIANAALRGISTGSPIGFFGDVVATAKKDLKAGEFLDGEGGYAVWGQLVSAKHSVATGALPVALAHHVELRNDIAKGAIVGWDDVVMDDSLAQALEVRRETEALVAETAVSA, encoded by the coding sequence ATGAACCTTCACAAGCTCCTCAGTGACCGCGAGCAGCAAGGCCGCCCCGTTCGAGTCGGGCTCATTGGAGCCGGCCGTTACGGAACCATGTATCTGGCGCAGGCCAACAACATCCCGGGCGTCCACGTGGTGGCAATCGCCGACATCAACGTCAAGCGCGCAGAAGGCGCATTCGAACTTGTTGGATGGCCCAAGAACCAGATTGCTCCGGATATCGCTACTGCCCTCAGGGACCGCTCGACGGCGATCGTGGCCAACGCGGACGAGCTCTTCGATGTCGACATCGACGTCATCGTTGAGGCAACGGGCAACCCGATCGTCGGTGTGAAGCACGCGCTGCGGGCGATCGAAACGAAGAAGCACATCATCATGGTCACCGTAGAAGCCGACGCCCTGGCAGGACCGGCCCTGGCCAAGCGCGCAGAAGTCGCTGGTGTTGTCTATTCCATGGCCTACGGCGACCAGCCGGCCCTCATCATGGAGCTCGTCGACTGGGCACGCACCAGCGGCTTCGACGTTGTCTGTGCCGGCAAGGGCGCGAAGTTCCTTGAGCACTACCACGAGATGAACCCGGACAACGTCTGGGAGAACTGGGAGTTTTCCAAGGAGCTCACCGATTCGGGCCAGCTGAACCCGAACATGCATACGTCTTTCCGCGATGGCACCAAGGCTGCCATTGAGATGGCCGCCGTTGCCAACAGCGCCGGGCTGGTACCTTCGGACACCGGGCTGACGTTCACGCCGGGGGATGTCGAGGAAATCGCAACAATCTGCCGCCCGGCCGACGTCGGGGGAGCTCTCGCCCACGAAGGCACCGTCGACGTCATGTCCAGCGTCAAGCGTGACGGCACCTGGATCCCCCACAACACGCAAGAAGGTGTCTTCGTCGTCGTGAAGGCCACGAACGCATACGTTTCCGGCTGCTTCAACGAGTACCCTTGGCACCCGGACCCCACCGGGCAGTACGCCGCGTTGTACCGCCCGTACCACTACGTCGGCCTGGAACTCAACGTGTCCATCGCCAACGCCGCCCTCCGCGGCATCTCCACGGGTTCGCCGATCGGGTTCTTCGGCGACGTTGTCGCGACGGCGAAGAAGGACCTTAAAGCCGGGGAATTCCTCGACGGCGAGGGCGGGTACGCAGTCTGGGGCCAGCTGGTTTCGGCCAAGCACTCGGTCGCAACCGGCGCCCTCCCGGTTGCGCTGGCCCACCACGTGGAACTGCGCAATGACATAGCCAAGGGCGCCATCGTCGGCTGGGACGACGTCGTTATGGACGACTCCCTGGCCCAGGCGCTGGAGGTTCGGCGGGAAACCGAAGCGCTCGTCGCGGAAACCGCAGTCAGCGCCTGA
- a CDS encoding LacI family DNA-binding transcriptional regulator has product MKKAPTIRDVAAEAGVSVSVVSRVLNPESGPVAPAKRELVLRVIGELGYRPRAAARELSVGHALTVGLVVADLANPFFAQLADRIVWEARSHGVQVVVMTTQEDPHLEAESLDTLLDRSVGGVIATPTGANVDKWARLQALGVNVVFVDRTIAELADVDVVSIENTDSARRATEYVLGLGHTRIGLISGPLTTSTGRSRIQGYRTAHENFSASVDPQLIRDVPFRGDGGGDAVGSLLGLRDAPTALIVANTAQVQSSVRRLVQIGVRIPEDLSVVVFDDNPWTELTSPPLSVIRQPIDMLAVHSLELVLGRMQGRLPSAPRTIEVSADFVPRSSCSPHVLSPIK; this is encoded by the coding sequence GTGAAAAAGGCACCCACTATTCGCGATGTCGCTGCCGAGGCTGGCGTTTCCGTCTCCGTGGTATCCCGGGTCCTTAACCCCGAGTCAGGCCCCGTGGCCCCGGCCAAACGCGAGTTGGTGTTGCGGGTCATCGGTGAGCTCGGATACCGTCCGCGGGCTGCGGCCCGTGAGTTGAGCGTGGGGCACGCCCTGACCGTCGGCCTGGTGGTCGCCGACCTCGCCAACCCCTTCTTCGCCCAGCTTGCCGACCGCATCGTGTGGGAAGCCCGCAGCCACGGCGTGCAGGTAGTGGTCATGACCACCCAGGAGGATCCGCACCTCGAAGCCGAGTCCCTGGACACACTGCTGGACCGTTCTGTCGGGGGAGTTATCGCGACGCCGACCGGAGCCAACGTCGACAAGTGGGCACGCCTCCAGGCCCTGGGGGTAAACGTGGTTTTTGTTGACCGCACCATAGCGGAATTGGCCGACGTCGACGTCGTCAGCATCGAAAACACCGATTCAGCCCGACGCGCGACGGAGTATGTCCTCGGGCTGGGCCACACGCGGATCGGCCTTATCTCCGGTCCCCTCACCACGTCAACGGGGCGCTCAAGGATCCAGGGCTACCGGACGGCGCACGAGAACTTCTCAGCCAGCGTCGATCCGCAGCTTATCCGGGATGTGCCGTTTCGCGGAGATGGCGGGGGGGATGCCGTCGGGTCCTTGCTGGGCCTGCGCGACGCTCCGACGGCGCTCATCGTTGCAAACACGGCCCAAGTGCAGAGCTCAGTCCGGCGCCTCGTCCAGATCGGGGTGCGGATACCTGAAGACCTGTCCGTCGTGGTCTTTGACGACAACCCCTGGACAGAGCTGACCAGCCCACCGCTCAGCGTGATCCGCCAGCCCATCGACATGCTCGCCGTGCACTCCCTCGAACTCGTCCTCGGTCGAATGCAGGGCCGGCTTCCGTCCGCCCCGCGGACGATCGAAGTCAGCGCGGACTTCGTGCCGCGCAGCAGCTGCTCACCTCACGTCCTCTCCCCTATCAAGTAA